Proteins encoded in a region of the Veillonella parvula genome:
- a CDS encoding Type 1 glutamine amidotransferase-like domain-containing protein, with the protein MEILLMSYLAGTKNITKKYLSKMISNKIVFIPTAGNVEPYTGYIDEGVEMLKSLGYKLEIIDISKYDKDYLKDKFSKTECICIFGGNTFYLLQELKKKNLIGLLYERIKEGLFYIGESAGAIIMSENIEYNQIMDDKSIVSELDDYTGVNVFDHYVVPHLGEYPFEETAQKTLDTYQDKIHLVPINNNEAVLVDNNGYTVLFESKKVN; encoded by the coding sequence ATGGAAATTTTACTTATGTCATATTTAGCAGGAACAAAAAATATAACAAAAAAGTATCTTTCAAAAATGATTTCGAATAAAATAGTTTTTATTCCTACTGCTGGAAATGTTGAACCATATACTGGATATATTGATGAAGGTGTTGAGATGTTAAAATCTTTAGGATATAAATTGGAAATTATTGATATTTCTAAATATGATAAAGATTATTTAAAGGATAAATTTTCAAAGACTGAATGTATCTGTATATTTGGTGGTAACACATTTTATCTATTACAAGAGCTGAAAAAGAAAAATCTTATAGGCCTACTTTATGAAAGAATCAAAGAAGGCTTATTTTATATTGGTGAATCTGCTGGCGCAATTATTATGTCTGAAAATATTGAATATAATCAGATAATGGATGATAAAAGTATAGTATCTGAATTAGATGATTATACGGGTGTAAATGTATTTGATCATTATGTTGTGCCTCATTTAGGGGAGTATCCATTTGAAGAGACTGCTCAGAAAACATTAGATACATATCAAGATAAGATACATTTAGTGCCGATCAACAATAATGAAGCGGTTTTAGTGGATAATAATGGTTATACGGTATTATTTGAAAGTAAAAAAGTAAACTAG
- a CDS encoding 6-carboxyhexanoate--CoA ligase has protein sequence MDELYSVRMRAAQGGPHENGGHHISGAERIVTLNQVGAIAQSLAERALHHSKGTADFINITVDLIPSETITYIECLKVNEHFANTVAEAHQLAVELLQGADISETAVKHAIYLLEGLDSSMRGAMLVDAISGERIDSGNRGVRVSHMDSFDSEKLGDNEHMREALVLASKVQSAEGIVGELCWSDDPDYTVGYVACNDIYHRIPSMKEFGSNLGGRVFFVKTNTDVDCVIKYLEKAPVLVQR, from the coding sequence ATGGACGAATTATATAGTGTGCGTATGCGCGCGGCTCAAGGTGGTCCCCATGAAAACGGGGGCCACCATATTTCTGGCGCAGAACGCATTGTGACCTTAAATCAAGTTGGAGCTATCGCTCAGTCTTTAGCCGAACGAGCACTACATCATAGTAAGGGGACAGCTGATTTTATCAATATTACAGTGGACTTGATTCCTTCAGAAACAATTACATATATAGAATGCTTAAAAGTAAATGAACATTTTGCTAATACTGTTGCTGAGGCGCATCAATTAGCTGTTGAACTTTTACAGGGCGCTGATATTAGTGAAACTGCTGTTAAACATGCTATTTATCTATTAGAAGGTTTAGATTCATCTATGCGAGGTGCTATGTTGGTTGACGCAATTTCTGGTGAGCGCATAGATTCTGGTAACCGTGGTGTTCGCGTGAGTCATATGGACTCCTTTGATTCTGAAAAACTAGGGGATAATGAACATATGAGAGAGGCCTTAGTATTGGCCTCTAAAGTACAATCTGCTGAAGGGATTGTAGGTGAATTATGTTGGTCTGATGATCCTGATTACACAGTAGGCTATGTGGCTTGCAATGATATTTACCATCGAATTCCTAGCATGAAAGAATTTGGATCTAATCTAGGAGGGCGTGTATTTTTTGTTAAAACAAATACTGATGTGGACTGTGTAATCAAGTATTTGGAAAAAGCACCAGTACTTGTTCAGCGGTGA
- the secG gene encoding preprotein translocase subunit SecG: MTNFLMIVEVIVSILLIVVVVAQNSKNAGMGGAVSGAADSSFGGKQRGLDAFLSKCTIILGIIFAVLSLVLGAMINQF, translated from the coding sequence GTGACAAATTTCTTAATGATTGTAGAAGTAATCGTATCTATTTTATTAATTGTAGTAGTTGTTGCACAAAATAGCAAAAATGCAGGCATGGGCGGTGCTGTTTCTGGTGCGGCAGACTCTTCTTTTGGTGGTAAGCAACGCGGTTTAGATGCTTTCTTATCTAAATGTACGATTATATTGGGGATTATCTTTGCTGTGTTGAGCTTAGTGTTAGGGGCAATGATTAATCAATTCTAA
- the bioF gene encoding 8-amino-7-oxononanoate synthase, with protein MYKFFQEQLDNKINNLNLRTLTEYCPIDAVRVRRDDKEYLMMASNNYLGLTFDERVIEGAIKGAQQYGTGSGGSRLVSGTFPLFTDLERELAKFKNTEKALVFNTGYMANVGTISAIADKNTIIFSDALNHASIIDGCRLSRGSVKAYNHCDVDELKYLLKEVERNTRKLIVTDGVFSMDGDIAPLDKLYELSREYNALLMVDDAHATGTIGSGHGTAAYYGLEKEVDIQLGTLSKSLGSVGGYVAANSTIIDYLVNMSRSFIFSTALSPADIGAALAALYVLESDTSVLRRLQNTVNYMADCLNSIGIYATNDTPIFPILIGSNEDTLTVSNYLYNAGIIGTAIRPPTVPVGESRIRLTVTAAHNKEQIDYVCQSLHNALKQLDS; from the coding sequence ATGTATAAATTCTTCCAAGAGCAATTAGATAATAAAATCAATAACCTAAATTTGCGCACATTAACGGAATATTGCCCTATAGACGCAGTACGGGTTAGAAGAGATGATAAAGAATATTTGATGATGGCATCAAATAACTATTTAGGGCTTACTTTTGATGAACGTGTAATAGAAGGGGCCATTAAAGGGGCTCAACAATATGGTACTGGATCAGGTGGATCGCGTCTAGTATCCGGTACATTTCCCTTGTTTACAGATCTTGAAAGAGAACTAGCAAAATTTAAGAATACAGAAAAAGCCCTCGTATTTAATACGGGTTACATGGCAAATGTAGGAACCATTTCTGCCATAGCAGATAAGAATACTATTATTTTTAGCGATGCTTTAAATCATGCTAGTATTATAGATGGTTGTAGACTGAGTAGAGGATCTGTAAAGGCTTATAACCATTGTGATGTAGACGAATTAAAGTATTTATTGAAAGAAGTAGAACGAAATACAAGAAAGCTAATTGTCACAGATGGTGTATTTAGCATGGATGGCGATATAGCTCCATTGGATAAGCTCTACGAGCTTAGCCGTGAGTATAATGCTTTACTTATGGTAGACGATGCTCATGCGACGGGTACCATTGGTAGCGGTCATGGAACGGCTGCTTATTATGGTCTTGAAAAAGAAGTGGATATTCAGCTAGGTACATTGAGCAAATCGTTAGGTTCTGTTGGCGGCTATGTAGCTGCTAATAGCACCATCATTGATTATCTTGTGAATATGAGTCGTAGCTTTATATTCTCCACTGCATTATCTCCTGCTGACATAGGGGCAGCCCTGGCTGCATTATATGTTCTTGAGTCTGATACATCTGTTTTAAGGCGACTACAAAATACTGTGAACTATATGGCAGATTGCTTAAATTCTATAGGAATATATGCTACGAATGATACTCCAATTTTCCCAATACTTATCGGTAGTAATGAGGATACTCTAACAGTATCAAATTATTTATACAATGCTGGAATTATAGGTACAGCGATACGTCCGCCTACAGTTCCTGTTGGTGAAAGTAGAATTCGTTTAACCGTTACAGCTGCTCATAATAAAGAACAAATTGATTATGTGTGCCAATCACTGCATAATGCTTTGAAGCAATTAGACTCATGA
- a CDS encoding NYN domain-containing protein, whose translation MLKDILIVDGYNVIFAWTHLKKLAHESLEHARMELRDRLLNYGKFKGYEVILVFDGKYTKSGGSIESITSGFIEVYTEDGETADSFIEREVFLRKGKYTNVYVVTSDGAEQNQILGSGGLRIPARELQNMIRIAKEEERLQYAHEHRRDQFSVRRNEVGGLLSPEVAEKLEKLRRGH comes from the coding sequence ATGCTAAAAGATATTTTAATTGTAGACGGCTATAATGTTATTTTTGCTTGGACTCATTTGAAAAAATTGGCTCATGAGTCTTTAGAACATGCGAGAATGGAGCTTCGAGATAGATTGTTGAACTATGGTAAATTTAAGGGTTACGAAGTAATCCTTGTATTTGATGGTAAGTATACAAAATCTGGAGGTTCCATTGAATCTATTACAAGTGGATTTATCGAAGTGTATACTGAGGATGGAGAAACGGCGGATTCCTTTATTGAACGAGAGGTATTTTTACGTAAAGGCAAATATACTAATGTATATGTTGTAACCTCCGATGGGGCAGAACAGAATCAAATTCTAGGCTCTGGCGGGTTGCGCATTCCTGCTCGTGAGTTGCAAAATATGATTCGTATTGCTAAGGAAGAAGAACGACTTCAATATGCTCATGAACATAGACGTGATCAATTCTCAGTGCGTCGTAATGAAGTGGGAGGTTTATTATCTCCTGAAGTTGCTGAAAAGCTCGAGAAATTGCGTCGAGGTCATTGA
- a CDS encoding efflux RND transporter periplasmic adaptor subunit translates to MKYRYSRMLAALVMSAVMIAGCGNNQQQAGEINVNTYKLTASDTQVDQTFAGTVVAENSVAVHARVSGYIVEKFVKGGEQVVAGQPLYRIDSRQYEASLANAEAQAAQANANLKNAEVDLQRYETLASQDAIAQQRVDTQRSATEQAKAMYEAYEASVKIAQDNMGDTMVYAPYSGTLRMDDVDTGTYVQAGSTTLVTIDSIDPIFVEFSMTEQEYLDFMKNPTTDDSNGPNIQLKLADGETYNELGSIVQAAKSLDQSTGKLVLKASFPNPNHLLLPNMYATVVSPGEKIKNAILVPSRAILQIMDKNFVYVVNAAGVVEQKTVEVGGTKGNETIIKSGLAAGDTIIVDGLTKVKNGVKVNGKLLTKEQLKATK, encoded by the coding sequence ATGAAGTATCGTTATTCCCGTATGTTAGCAGCTCTCGTAATGTCTGCTGTGATGATTGCAGGGTGTGGCAACAATCAACAGCAAGCTGGTGAGATTAATGTTAATACATATAAACTTACAGCAAGTGATACACAAGTTGATCAAACATTTGCTGGTACTGTAGTTGCGGAAAACTCTGTAGCTGTACATGCTCGTGTAAGTGGCTATATTGTTGAGAAGTTTGTAAAAGGTGGCGAACAAGTAGTAGCTGGACAACCACTATATCGAATTGATTCCCGTCAATATGAAGCGAGTCTTGCCAATGCAGAAGCACAAGCAGCTCAAGCTAATGCAAACTTGAAAAATGCAGAAGTGGATCTTCAACGTTATGAAACTTTGGCATCACAAGATGCGATTGCTCAACAACGTGTAGATACGCAACGTAGTGCTACAGAGCAAGCTAAGGCTATGTATGAAGCGTATGAAGCATCTGTAAAAATTGCTCAAGATAACATGGGGGATACAATGGTATATGCACCATATTCTGGTACATTACGCATGGATGACGTAGATACAGGCACTTACGTTCAGGCTGGCTCTACTACATTGGTTACAATCGATTCTATTGACCCAATCTTTGTTGAGTTTAGTATGACTGAGCAAGAATATCTCGACTTCATGAAGAATCCTACAACGGATGATTCTAATGGTCCAAATATTCAATTAAAACTTGCTGATGGCGAAACGTATAATGAACTTGGTTCTATCGTTCAAGCGGCTAAGAGTTTAGATCAATCTACGGGTAAGCTTGTATTGAAAGCGTCCTTCCCAAATCCTAATCATTTATTATTACCTAATATGTATGCCACTGTTGTTTCTCCTGGTGAAAAGATTAAAAATGCAATCCTTGTACCAAGTCGTGCTATTTTACAAATCATGGACAAAAACTTTGTTTATGTTGTAAATGCAGCTGGTGTAGTAGAACAAAAGACAGTAGAGGTTGGTGGTACTAAAGGTAATGAAACAATCATTAAATCTGGTTTGGCTGCTGGTGATACAATCATCGTTGACGGCTTAACTAAGGTGAAGAATGGCGTAAAAGTAAATGGTAAACTACTAACTAAAGAACAGTTGAAAGCTACAAAATAA
- the rlmB gene encoding 23S rRNA (guanosine(2251)-2'-O)-methyltransferase RlmB, translating into MDNYIVGRNAVKEALKSGRSIQRILVSEDKVKTGLADIVGLAKSQGIEVRPTPVKQMNKYDLEVPHQGVIALVSAVQFKELGEVLQETTHEVPLLILTDGVEDPHNMGAIIRTAECAGATAVLIPKRHNAPINATVAKTSAGAIEQIPLVQIGNVVQTIKQLQKQGFWVMGAHMEGDRTLYEADMTIPTVIVIGNEGKGISRVVKEACDFLVTIPMYGNLNSLNASVAAAVLMYEAVRQRQAK; encoded by the coding sequence ATGGATAATTATATTGTAGGTCGCAATGCGGTTAAAGAAGCCCTTAAAAGTGGCCGTTCTATTCAACGTATTCTGGTCAGTGAAGATAAGGTAAAAACAGGGTTAGCTGATATTGTAGGCCTTGCTAAATCTCAAGGAATTGAAGTTAGACCTACACCAGTTAAACAGATGAATAAGTACGATTTGGAGGTACCACATCAAGGGGTTATAGCTCTTGTATCGGCCGTTCAATTTAAAGAATTGGGAGAGGTATTACAAGAAACGACACATGAGGTTCCTTTACTCATCTTAACGGATGGGGTTGAAGACCCACATAATATGGGAGCTATCATTCGTACTGCTGAATGTGCGGGAGCTACGGCTGTACTCATTCCTAAACGACATAATGCGCCTATTAATGCTACTGTTGCAAAGACATCTGCTGGAGCTATTGAACAAATTCCACTTGTACAAATTGGCAATGTAGTGCAAACCATTAAACAACTTCAAAAACAAGGATTTTGGGTAATGGGGGCTCATATGGAAGGTGATCGTACCTTGTATGAAGCAGATATGACAATTCCTACGGTTATAGTCATTGGTAATGAAGGTAAGGGGATTAGTCGCGTTGTAAAAGAAGCTTGTGATTTCCTTGTAACAATTCCTATGTATGGAAATTTGAATTCTTTGAATGCATCTGTTGCAGCTGCAGTTCTTATGTATGAGGCGGTACGTCAACGCCAGGCGAAATAA
- a CDS encoding Mini-ribonuclease 3 produces MKFKQFQFLKNEAIKKLTALEEEPLRLRNRTIEECLSADAVMLAYIGDAVYSMYVRERVVQMNITKVQVLHTIVTEFICAKSQAKVLLEIEDAFTEEEQAIARRARNSNVNVPKSSTVQEYRSSTAFEAVLGFLYETRQEDRLQHILGQAFSITLRGM; encoded by the coding sequence GTGAAGTTTAAACAATTTCAATTCTTAAAGAATGAAGCGATAAAAAAACTGACGGCTCTTGAAGAAGAGCCGCTTCGTTTGCGTAATCGGACTATAGAAGAGTGCCTAAGTGCTGATGCAGTTATGCTAGCTTATATCGGCGATGCAGTATACTCCATGTATGTACGCGAACGAGTAGTGCAAATGAATATCACAAAGGTACAGGTATTGCATACAATTGTTACTGAATTTATTTGTGCTAAATCACAGGCGAAAGTATTGCTAGAAATAGAAGATGCTTTCACAGAAGAGGAACAAGCTATTGCACGCCGTGCTAGAAATAGTAATGTAAACGTGCCTAAAAGTAGTACTGTTCAAGAATATCGCAGTAGTACGGCCTTTGAAGCAGTACTAGGATTTCTTTATGAAACGCGCCAAGAAGACCGCTTACAGCATATCTTGGGGCAAGCCTTTTCTATAACTCTACGAGGTATGTAG
- the smpB gene encoding SsrA-binding protein SmpB → MAKKSSPSLIADNRKARHDFHIHETYEAGIALTGTEIKSIRQGKLNLKDSFCRIDKGEILLYGVHISPYEQGNRFNHEPERTRKLLMHKSEINKLHAQVKEKGFSLVPLNFHFSHGYVKVTVGLVTGKKLYDKRQDMAERDAKRDIAKRIKEQQKY, encoded by the coding sequence ATGGCAAAGAAATCTAGCCCATCGCTTATTGCTGACAATCGTAAGGCGCGTCATGATTTTCATATTCATGAAACCTATGAAGCTGGTATTGCTTTAACAGGAACTGAAATAAAGTCTATTCGTCAAGGTAAGCTTAATCTTAAGGACAGCTTTTGTCGTATAGATAAAGGGGAAATTTTATTGTATGGTGTACATATCAGTCCGTATGAACAAGGTAATCGTTTTAACCATGAACCGGAGCGGACACGCAAGTTGTTGATGCATAAATCTGAAATCAATAAGTTACATGCTCAAGTTAAGGAAAAAGGATTTTCTTTAGTGCCGCTAAACTTTCATTTCAGTCACGGTTATGTAAAGGTTACTGTAGGTCTAGTAACTGGTAAGAAACTTTATGACAAGCGTCAAGATATGGCGGAACGTGATGCCAAGCGCGATATTGCTAAGCGAATCAAAGAACAACAAAAATATTAA
- the sigH gene encoding RNA polymerase sporulation sigma factor SigH, with translation MKMIHTRKSDYNFKEMTDEQVVVIAQEEQNEFAIDYIVNKYKNFVRAKARSYFLVGADREDIIQEGMIGLYKATRDFKHDKLASFRAFAELCITRQIITAIKSATRQKHAPLNSYISLNKPVYTEDSERTLIEMLSSTKITNPEDLIISQEELDDIERNIGHILSDLEWEVLEGYLDGRSYQEMAEVTDRSVKSIDNALQRVKRKLEKYLEHRVLGSHRASQEG, from the coding sequence ATGAAAATGATTCATACACGCAAGTCCGATTACAATTTCAAGGAAATGACCGATGAGCAAGTTGTGGTCATAGCTCAGGAAGAGCAAAATGAGTTTGCAATCGATTATATTGTTAATAAATATAAGAACTTTGTAAGAGCTAAGGCTCGCTCCTATTTTTTGGTAGGTGCCGACCGAGAGGATATCATCCAAGAAGGGATGATTGGACTCTATAAGGCGACGCGAGATTTTAAACATGATAAATTAGCGTCTTTTAGAGCCTTTGCGGAACTTTGTATAACTAGACAAATTATTACAGCTATTAAATCGGCTACAAGACAAAAACATGCGCCTTTGAACTCCTATATATCCTTAAATAAACCGGTGTATACAGAGGACTCTGAGCGTACATTGATTGAAATGCTATCTTCAACAAAGATTACAAATCCTGAAGACCTCATTATCAGTCAAGAGGAACTAGATGATATTGAGCGCAATATTGGTCATATTTTAAGTGATCTCGAATGGGAAGTCTTGGAAGGATACCTTGATGGACGTTCCTATCAAGAAATGGCTGAGGTCACAGATCGTAGTGTTAAATCTATTGATAATGCGCTACAAAGGGTAAAACGTAAATTAGAGAAGTATTTAGAACATCGTGTATTGGGCTCGCATCGAGCATCACAGGAAGGATGA
- the rnr gene encoding ribonuclease R — MKKKVLDFYKSIQPHAYHIEDAAMDNRIRGGKDLEMFIRSAKMLAREGVLTSSRPDVYRYEDQQHEEYEGIYKGYRKSYGFVIMLNDEDIYVAEQNKGTTMHNDKVRVRIVPSDYTKHKREGIIVDVIERANETIVGTYDRQQHFGFVVPDDERIGTDIFVDLKDTLDARSGAKVLVKITKWPEGNKKPEGIITEILGYKGDVGLDINCIMANHKIPFAFPKEVIEASEKIDTIVHEDPKRWDLRDLQMVTIDGEDAKDLDDAVSGRKLPNGNYELGVHIADVSHYVTSGQPIDNEAYKRGTSVYLVDRVVPMLPEVLSNGICSLNAHEDRYAMTCMMEIDDSGTVVNYRIRPSIIHVGRRCSYKEVYKALEENIVPDDLVDFIPMLRDLAEISKILNRMRRRRGALDFDFSEYKVLLDLDGTPLRIVKRDRTMAERLIEECMLIANETVATHLKDTQRTSVYRIHEHPSEEKLDLFQKVLHYLGQTLVLSADGVTPRDFQKILDVVKGQDIEQVAQIMTLRSMQQAKYSIENVGHFGLASTCYTHFTSPIRRYPDLMVHRLLKADMHWKGGYSKRDVDEAFLAGAVEHSSIQEQVATEAERETTDLKKTQYMVPFVGEVFEGTIASITSFGMFVELENGIDGLVHISMMNDDYYFFDEEHFVLVGKRTGKTYHLGEKVTVTLVKADVEKKQIDFVLGEVDNLMAIQEQLSSGSDHATSRDGFGNLKGRKSSRKNGRKTSKRDDSKAGRSRYDAFSKKSKKGKSSRKKSNKATKRSQSKKSKSKRKR; from the coding sequence TTGAAGAAGAAGGTATTGGACTTTTATAAATCTATACAACCACATGCATACCATATTGAGGATGCAGCAATGGATAATCGTATTCGAGGTGGCAAAGATCTTGAAATGTTTATTCGATCTGCGAAAATGCTCGCCCGTGAAGGCGTATTAACTTCATCTCGACCAGATGTATACCGATATGAAGATCAACAGCATGAAGAATATGAAGGTATCTACAAAGGATATCGTAAATCTTATGGATTTGTTATTATGCTAAATGATGAAGATATTTATGTAGCAGAACAAAATAAAGGAACTACTATGCATAATGATAAGGTACGTGTTCGTATTGTACCATCAGATTATACAAAGCATAAACGTGAAGGCATCATCGTTGATGTTATTGAGCGTGCTAATGAAACCATAGTTGGTACTTACGACAGACAACAACACTTCGGCTTTGTTGTACCAGATGATGAACGTATTGGAACAGATATTTTTGTAGATTTAAAAGATACTTTAGATGCTCGGAGTGGAGCTAAGGTACTAGTAAAAATTACAAAATGGCCTGAAGGCAATAAAAAACCTGAAGGAATTATAACAGAAATTTTAGGCTATAAGGGGGATGTAGGCCTAGACATTAACTGTATTATGGCTAATCATAAGATTCCTTTTGCATTCCCTAAAGAGGTAATTGAGGCAAGTGAGAAGATAGATACTATTGTTCATGAAGATCCGAAGCGGTGGGATCTTAGAGACTTACAAATGGTAACTATCGATGGAGAAGATGCAAAAGATCTTGACGATGCTGTAAGTGGTCGTAAATTACCAAATGGTAATTATGAACTAGGCGTACACATTGCGGATGTTAGTCATTATGTTACTTCAGGCCAGCCTATTGATAATGAAGCATACAAGCGGGGGACTTCAGTTTACTTAGTGGACCGCGTAGTACCAATGTTACCAGAGGTATTATCGAATGGTATTTGTAGTTTAAATGCCCATGAAGATCGCTATGCTATGACGTGTATGATGGAAATTGATGATTCAGGTACAGTTGTTAATTATCGTATTCGTCCGTCTATTATCCATGTAGGACGTCGTTGCAGCTATAAAGAAGTTTATAAAGCGTTAGAGGAAAATATTGTTCCTGACGATTTAGTAGATTTTATTCCTATGCTTCGTGACTTAGCAGAAATTTCTAAGATTTTAAATCGTATGCGTCGTCGTAGAGGGGCATTAGACTTTGATTTTTCGGAATATAAGGTATTACTTGATCTCGATGGTACACCGTTGCGTATCGTAAAACGCGATCGAACTATGGCAGAGCGGCTTATCGAAGAATGTATGCTCATTGCTAATGAGACGGTAGCTACGCATTTAAAGGATACTCAACGTACATCGGTATATCGTATTCATGAACATCCTAGTGAAGAAAAATTGGATTTATTCCAAAAGGTATTACATTATTTAGGTCAAACTCTTGTCCTTAGTGCTGATGGTGTAACACCACGAGATTTCCAAAAAATCCTTGATGTAGTGAAGGGACAAGATATCGAGCAAGTGGCTCAAATTATGACCTTACGTTCTATGCAGCAAGCGAAATATAGCATTGAAAACGTCGGCCATTTTGGGTTAGCATCCACTTGCTATACGCATTTTACATCTCCCATTAGACGTTATCCGGATTTGATGGTACATCGACTTTTAAAAGCGGATATGCACTGGAAGGGTGGATACTCTAAACGAGATGTAGATGAAGCTTTCTTAGCTGGTGCTGTGGAACATTCTTCCATACAAGAACAAGTGGCAACCGAGGCAGAACGAGAAACTACGGATCTAAAGAAGACTCAATACATGGTTCCATTTGTAGGTGAAGTTTTTGAAGGCACTATTGCGAGCATAACCTCCTTTGGCATGTTCGTAGAGTTAGAGAATGGTATCGACGGTCTCGTGCATATTAGCATGATGAACGACGATTATTATTTCTTTGACGAAGAACATTTTGTTCTTGTTGGTAAGCGGACAGGTAAAACCTATCACTTAGGTGAAAAGGTTACTGTTACACTTGTAAAAGCCGATGTAGAAAAGAAACAAATCGATTTTGTTCTTGGTGAAGTAGATAATCTGATGGCTATCCAAGAACAATTGAGTAGTGGCTCTGACCATGCTACTAGTCGTGATGGTTTTGGAAATCTAAAGGGGCGAAAGTCATCCCGAAAAAACGGTAGAAAAACTTCTAAACGAGATGATTCAAAAGCTGGGCGTTCTAGATATGATGCTTTCAGTAAAAAATCTAAAAAAGGTAAATCGAGTCGCAAGAAGTCAAATAAAGCTACAAAACGTAGTCAATCTAAAAAATCTAAAAGTAAACGTAAACGATAG